Proteins encoded within one genomic window of Misgurnus anguillicaudatus chromosome 18, ASM2758022v2, whole genome shotgun sequence:
- the opn8b gene encoding opsin 8, group member b, with the protein MDIYSSKVAPAVDYGAGAFLLVIAVLSIVGNVMVLVMAYKRSPQMKPPEMLSVNLAVTDLGAAISMYPLAVASAWNHHWIGGDVTCIYYGLMGFFFGAASMMTLTIMAVVRFVVSLTLQSPNEKISKRKARILVAGTWLYALLWALFPLMGWGKYGPEPFGLSCTLAWRDMKEHSPSFVITIFLMNLVSPAIIIISCYSAIAVKLYVTYKSMENTNRLPNMIKMQRRLMVIAILISVGFIGCWAPYGIVSLWSIFRTSDSIPVEVTMLPCLFAKTSTVYNPFIYYIFSKTFKQEVNQMGRLCGLSSMCCTSTSRNIPENTIYLVCEANNSKRGADEQTFGKIKETETQMMSYQ; encoded by the exons CCGTTCTTTCCATCGTGGGGAATGTGATGGTTCTTGTGATGGCGTACAAAAGGTCACCACAGATGAAACCCCCAGAGATGTTGAGCGTGAATCTTGCTGTGACTGATCTGGGAGCAGCTATCAGCATGTATCCTCTAGCTGTTGCTTCAGCGTGGAACCACCATTGGATTGGAGGGGACGTCACCTGTATCTACTATGGCCTGATGGGATTTTTCTTTGGGGCCGCCAGCATGATGACACTGACCATTATGGCTGTCGTTCGCTTCGTCGTGTCTTTAACGCTCCAGTCGCCCA ATGAAAAAATCAGCAAAAGAAAAGCGAGGATCTTGGTAGCAGGCACCTGGCTCTACGCTCTCCTGTGGGCTTTATTTCCTCTGATGGGCTGGGGCAAATACGGCCCTGAACCCTTCGGTCTGTCTTGCACATTGGCTTGGAGGGACATGAAAGAACACAGTCCGTCATTTGTCATCACCATCTTCCTCATGAACCTCGTCTCCCCcgccatcatcatcatctcgtGTTACTCCGCTATTGCAGTGAAACTGTACGTGACGTACAAATCTATGGAGAACACCAACCGTTTACCCAACATGATAAAGATGCAGCGACGGCTCATGGTG ATCGCCATATTGATCAGCGTCGGGTTTATCGGCTGCTGGGCGCCCTACGGTATCGTCAGCCTTTGGTCCATCTTCCGGACCAGTGATTCCATCCCTGTGGAGGTCACCATGCTACCCTGTCTGTTCGCCAAGACCTCCACTGTGTATAACCCTTTCATCTACTACATCTTCAGCAAGACCTTCAAACAAGAGGTCAACCAAATGGGGCGTCTGTGCGGTTTATCCAGCATGTGCTGCACCTCAACCTCCAGGAACATTCCAGAGAATACCATCTACCTGGTGTGTGAGGCAAACAATAGCAAACGTGGAGCGGATGAGCAAACGTTCGGAAAGATAAAAGAGACTGAGACGCAGATGATGTCGTATCAATAA